A stretch of DNA from Dokdonia sp. PRO95:
GCTATTAAAGTGGATAATAGTTTGGACTACCAAACAAATATCCCTGGTATATATGCAATAGGAGACGTAAATACTTATCCAGGTAAATTGAAGTTAATCCTTTGTGGTTTTCACGAAGCGACGTTAATGTGCCAGAGTGCTTACCAGCGTATCTTTCCAGATAAACGTTATGTGATGAAATATACGACCGTAGGTGGAGTCACTGGGTTTGACGGAACAAAGAAAGAAGCCCCTAAGGCTGTAGTAAAAGCAATAGACTAGTAATAGGTTAATCGTAAAGTTATTATAGAGGGTTAACCTATAAATCGCTATCCATGATAGATATTAAAATTACAATTACAGATCGCGATGGCGTTGCTCACGAGATTGATGCTCCTACAGATATGAATATGAACTTAATGGAGGTTGTGCGCTCTTATGAGCTCGCTCCAGAAGGTACTATAGGTATTTGTGGTGGTATGGCGATGTGTGCATCATGTCAATGTTATGTGGAGAGTGATCATGACTTACCTGAAATGGGTGATGATGAGGAAGCAATGCTTGCCGAGGCCTTTCATGTACAAGATAATAGCCGTTTGGGCTGCCAGCTACATATACATCAAGATATGGATGGATTAAGAGTAACCTTAGCTCCAGAAGAATAGAAGGAGTAAAGTATATTATTAAAAATTATATCGAGGGATTATAAGGCTAGCTAGTTTTATAA
This window harbors:
- a CDS encoding 2Fe-2S iron-sulfur cluster-binding protein → MIDIKITITDRDGVAHEIDAPTDMNMNLMEVVRSYELAPEGTIGICGGMAMCASCQCYVESDHDLPEMGDDEEAMLAEAFHVQDNSRLGCQLHIHQDMDGLRVTLAPEE